One window of the Crassaminicella thermophila genome contains the following:
- a CDS encoding glutathione ABC transporter substrate-binding protein produces the protein MFRKSLILVLAVLMIASGILTGCSGSETKDTASEVQSGQTEAVKKEDNTITIAVKDNLISMDPHDTNDTLSYSVQKTMMQGLVGFDKDMKVIPVLAESYEGSDDAKVFTFKLRQGVLFHDGTPFNAEAVKVNIDRLANPENKLKRHSLFALVEKTEVLDEYTVQVTLKEPFGAMINNFAHPAAMMHSPKALEKYGKEVGRHPVGTGPFKFVEWVPGDHFTVEKNPDYWKPGYPKIDGITFKPVPENGSRVAMLQTGEADYIYPVPAEQIEAIDGKNGIIVEHDPSIIVRDMTMNTMKKPYDDIRVRKAINYAINKEAYIKVVYNGYADVMDSIIAPNTQFYSKQTPYPYDIEKAKQLLKEAGYENGFETNLWGNNNSDTIKAMEFLQQQLAQIGIKVNVVPMESGTRAEKIWSVQKPEDAEVELYYGGWSPSTGDADWGIRPLLGGDSFPPKSYNTAYYKNEEVDKLIKAGLKTADYEKRKEAYEKVQKILWDEAPWAFLCVNQTIAGRKAYLEGVYLLPDGSLSVDDAEIKQ, from the coding sequence GTGTTTAGAAAGTCATTAATCTTAGTATTGGCAGTTTTGATGATTGCCAGTGGCATTCTTACAGGATGCTCAGGAAGTGAAACAAAAGATACAGCTAGTGAGGTACAATCTGGCCAAACAGAAGCTGTAAAAAAAGAAGACAACACAATCACTATAGCAGTAAAAGATAATTTAATTAGTATGGACCCACATGATACTAATGACACGTTATCATATTCAGTACAAAAAACGATGATGCAAGGACTTGTAGGTTTTGACAAAGATATGAAGGTAATTCCAGTATTAGCAGAAAGCTATGAGGGAAGTGATGATGCTAAGGTATTTACATTTAAACTTCGTCAAGGAGTTTTATTTCATGATGGAACACCTTTTAATGCAGAAGCAGTAAAGGTAAATATTGATAGGCTTGCAAACCCTGAAAACAAACTTAAGAGACATAGTTTATTTGCATTGGTTGAGAAAACTGAAGTGTTGGATGAGTATACGGTACAAGTAACTTTAAAAGAGCCATTTGGTGCAATGATTAATAACTTTGCCCATCCTGCAGCAATGATGCATAGCCCTAAGGCACTAGAAAAGTATGGAAAAGAAGTAGGGCGTCACCCTGTTGGAACAGGTCCTTTTAAATTTGTAGAGTGGGTACCTGGAGATCATTTTACTGTTGAAAAAAATCCAGATTACTGGAAACCTGGATATCCTAAAATTGATGGAATTACATTTAAGCCAGTACCTGAAAATGGATCTCGTGTTGCTATGCTACAAACAGGTGAAGCAGATTATATTTATCCAGTACCAGCTGAACAAATAGAGGCAATAGATGGAAAAAATGGTATCATTGTAGAACATGATCCATCTATTATTGTTCGTGATATGACTATGAATACAATGAAAAAGCCATATGATGATATTCGTGTTCGTAAAGCAATCAACTATGCAATTAATAAGGAAGCTTATATAAAGGTTGTATATAATGGATATGCTGATGTAATGGATTCTATTATTGCACCAAATACGCAGTTTTATTCAAAGCAAACACCTTATCCATATGATATAGAAAAAGCAAAGCAGTTATTAAAAGAAGCTGGCTATGAAAATGGATTTGAAACAAATCTTTGGGGAAATAACAACTCAGATACAATTAAAGCAATGGAGTTTTTACAACAACAATTAGCACAAATTGGAATAAAAGTAAATGTCGTACCTATGGAATCAGGTACAAGAGCAGAGAAAATTTGGTCTGTTCAAAAGCCTGAAGACGCAGAAGTTGAGTTGTACTATGGTGGATGGTCACCATCTACAGGAGATGCTGACTGGGGAATTCGACCATTGCTAGGAGGAGATTCATTCCCACCAAAGTCTTATAATACTGCATATTATAAAAATGAAGAAGTAGACAAACTTATTAAGGCAGGCTTAAAGACTGCTGATTATGAAAAGAGAAAAGAAGCTTATGAAAAAGTGCAAAAGATCCTTTGGGATGAGGCACCTTGGGCATTTTTATGTGTAAACCAAACAATCGCAGGAAGAAAGGCTTATTTAGAAGGAGTATATCTATTGCCTGATGGTTCTTTAAGTGTTGACGATGCAGAAATTAAACAATAA
- the gsiC gene encoding glutathione ABC transporter permease GsiC, whose amino-acid sequence MLRYFLKRLLEVIPILLIVSILIFLFVHMIPGDPARLVAGEDASELDVQLVREELGLDKPLYEQYFTYISNLAQGDLGISMKTKRPVLNEIADRFVPTFTLTLSSMTWALIFGLFIGVVSATNRNKWQDYVGMFGAVSGISLPSFWLGLLLIQIFSVKFGWFPTGGYDSWKSYVLPSLTLGAGVAAVIARFTRSSLMEIMKEDYIRTGRAKGLCERIVVWKHAIKNAMIPVVTMVGLQFGFLLGGSIVVETVFSWPGMGRLMIDSVAFRDYPVIQAEMLLFALQFIIINLIVDMLYAVMNPQIRYK is encoded by the coding sequence ATGCTTAGATATTTTTTAAAACGCCTATTAGAAGTCATACCTATACTTCTGATTGTTTCAATTTTAATTTTTTTGTTTGTTCACATGATTCCAGGAGATCCAGCACGGTTGGTAGCAGGAGAAGATGCTAGCGAGTTAGATGTTCAGCTTGTCAGGGAAGAGTTAGGACTAGATAAACCATTATATGAACAATATTTTACATATATATCTAATTTAGCACAGGGAGATTTAGGAATATCTATGAAAACCAAAAGACCTGTTTTAAATGAAATTGCTGATCGCTTCGTACCTACATTTACGCTTACTTTATCGAGTATGACATGGGCTTTAATATTTGGTTTATTTATTGGAGTAGTTTCTGCAACAAATCGCAATAAGTGGCAGGATTATGTAGGAATGTTTGGAGCTGTATCAGGAATTTCGCTGCCATCCTTTTGGCTTGGATTACTGCTAATTCAGATATTTTCAGTAAAATTCGGCTGGTTTCCAACGGGAGGATATGATTCATGGAAAAGCTATGTTTTGCCGTCATTAACCCTTGGAGCTGGTGTAGCTGCAGTAATTGCAAGATTTACACGATCTTCTTTAATGGAAATTATGAAGGAAGACTATATTCGAACTGGAAGAGCAAAGGGACTTTGTGAACGAATCGTTGTATGGAAACATGCTATAAAAAATGCAATGATTCCTGTTGTTACTATGGTTGGGTTACAATTTGGATTTTTGTTAGGGGGATCTATTGTTGTAGAAACAGTATTTAGCTGGCCAGGGATGGGAAGATTAATGATTGATTCTGTAGCTTTTCGTGATTATCCAGTCATTCAAGCAGAAATGCTTCTCTTTGCATTACAATTCATTATCATTAATCTGATTGTGGATATGTTATATGCTGTTATGAATCCACAAATCCGATATAAGTAA
- a CDS encoding amidohydrolase, whose translation MDGQIYEELVDLRREFHKCAEVGWLEYETTIKIIHYLKLYGLEVIYGKHIHSERMGLPSERIMQEHIKNVSNLRVDFDIEEILKGYTGAVGILDTKKPGPIIALRFDIDGNAVDEDKKEEHRPYKEKFISKNKGMMHACGHDGHIAIGLSLAKNLSKQRKKLFGKILFIFQPAEEGVRGAKSLIGAGILKDVNYILSGHIGFMGKKNQVICGVDGFLATSKLDIYYYGKASHAGAYPEQGKNALLAGANCAINLHTLCQFSQGMSRINVGVLNAGTGRNVVPSYAKLEIETRGETQEINNQLLKRVYEVIEGSGKLYDVSYEVRLVGSAPAYNCKDEEFISFIENLLKECDFEVINGATMRASEDITYMFHEVEKNKGKAIYMVFGTSLSAPHHHSSFDFDEDVLLNAYMSYMKIIRYFMHQQDNIEKG comes from the coding sequence ATGGATGGTCAAATTTACGAAGAACTTGTTGATTTAAGAAGAGAATTTCATAAATGTGCAGAAGTTGGATGGCTTGAATATGAAACAACAATTAAGATCATCCATTATTTGAAATTATATGGCTTAGAAGTCATATACGGAAAGCATATTCACAGTGAAAGAATGGGGCTTCCAAGTGAAAGAATTATGCAGGAGCATATAAAAAATGTAAGTAACCTTAGGGTAGATTTTGATATAGAAGAAATACTAAAAGGATATACTGGGGCTGTTGGAATTTTAGATACAAAAAAACCAGGTCCTATTATTGCTCTTCGATTTGATATTGACGGCAATGCTGTAGATGAAGATAAAAAAGAAGAACATAGACCTTATAAGGAAAAGTTTATATCTAAAAATAAAGGTATGATGCATGCATGTGGACATGATGGACATATTGCTATCGGACTGAGTCTTGCAAAAAATTTGAGCAAACAAAGAAAAAAACTTTTTGGAAAAATTTTATTTATTTTTCAGCCAGCAGAGGAAGGGGTTAGAGGAGCTAAGAGTTTGATTGGTGCTGGTATATTAAAGGATGTTAACTATATATTATCAGGACACATTGGCTTTATGGGTAAAAAGAATCAAGTGATTTGTGGAGTAGATGGTTTTTTAGCTACTTCTAAGTTAGATATTTATTATTATGGAAAAGCTTCTCATGCCGGTGCTTATCCCGAACAAGGAAAAAATGCACTTTTAGCAGGTGCAAATTGCGCTATAAATCTTCATACATTATGTCAATTTAGTCAAGGTATGAGTAGGATCAATGTAGGTGTATTGAATGCAGGAACGGGAAGAAATGTAGTGCCTTCTTATGCAAAACTTGAGATTGAAACTAGAGGGGAAACACAGGAAATAAACAACCAATTATTAAAAAGGGTCTATGAGGTAATAGAAGGAAGTGGAAAGCTTTATGATGTAAGTTATGAAGTGAGGCTTGTAGGTAGTGCACCAGCTTATAACTGTAAGGATGAAGAATTCATTTCTTTTATTGAAAATTTATTAAAAGAATGTGATTTTGAGGTGATAAATGGTGCTACTATGAGAGCATCTGAAGATATTACATATATGTTCCATGAGGTTGAAAAAAATAAAGGAAAAGCAATATATATGGTATTTGGAACAAGCCTTTCAGCACCTCATCATCATAGTAGTTTTGATTTTGATGAAGATGTTTTATTAAATGCATATATGTCTTATATGAAGATTATAAGATATTTTATGCACCAGCAAGACAATATAGAAAAGGGTTAG
- a CDS encoding asparaginase, with amino-acid sequence MVSIFKVAEVYRGEIMESSHLGHIAVVDWKGKLLYSGGNPYRITYARSSIKPIQAIPIVETGTADRFHLSDADLALNCASHSGEIKHTNGILSMLRRGGIGVDSLQCGEHIPLRKDVYENLIKQGEKLTPLYNNCSGKHVGMLLTAIHMGEPLENYYKIEHPVQQRIIKTLSEIAKYPIDKIQIGIDGCGVPVHAMPLERLAYAFARMTKPKCLGEIRAKACERITNAMMNHSDLVAGTGRFCTEFMKTAKGRMFGKAGAEAVYLIGDKKTGIGVAIKIEDGNARAMYTVALEVLRQLDLITKEELEELRDYYMPKVRNARNEEVGRIVPSFTLQKC; translated from the coding sequence ATGGTGTCTATTTTCAAAGTAGCGGAAGTGTATCGTGGAGAAATTATGGAAAGTTCCCATTTAGGACACATAGCTGTGGTGGATTGGAAAGGAAAGTTATTATACTCTGGGGGGAACCCATATAGAATTACTTATGCACGTTCCTCCATAAAACCGATTCAAGCAATTCCTATTGTTGAGACGGGTACTGCTGATAGGTTTCATTTGAGTGATGCTGATTTAGCGCTTAATTGTGCATCGCATAGTGGTGAGATAAAACATACTAATGGGATTTTATCTATGTTGAGGCGAGGTGGCATTGGAGTAGATTCACTACAATGTGGAGAGCATATTCCACTTAGGAAAGATGTATATGAAAATTTAATTAAGCAGGGAGAAAAGTTAACACCTCTTTATAATAACTGTTCAGGAAAACATGTAGGGATGCTTTTGACTGCTATACATATGGGAGAACCATTAGAAAATTATTATAAAATTGAACACCCAGTACAGCAAAGAATTATAAAGACATTATCAGAGATAGCTAAGTATCCTATTGATAAGATTCAAATTGGTATAGATGGTTGCGGTGTACCAGTACATGCTATGCCATTAGAACGATTAGCGTATGCCTTTGCTAGAATGACAAAACCTAAATGTTTAGGTGAAATTCGTGCTAAAGCATGTGAGAGGATTACTAATGCAATGATGAATCACTCTGACTTGGTAGCTGGAACGGGCAGGTTTTGTACAGAGTTTATGAAAACAGCAAAGGGACGCATGTTTGGAAAAGCAGGTGCTGAAGCTGTTTACTTAATAGGGGATAAAAAAACTGGGATAGGAGTTGCAATAAAAATTGAGGATGGAAATGCTAGGGCAATGTATACTGTCGCATTAGAGGTATTAAGGCAGCTTGATCTTATTACAAAAGAAGAACTAGAAGAGTTGAGGGATTATTATATGCCAAAAGTAAGAAATGCTCGTAATGAAGAGGTAGGAAGGATAGTACCATCTTTTACGTTACAAAAGTGCTAA
- a CDS encoding M20 family metallopeptidase yields the protein MELYELNLDEYLKHLEILVNTDSGSKDPEGIKKVAVYLGDLYIQMGWSVKVHQFDDEAGPCLEIRNTNEENIDLLLIGHMDTVFPKGTAKERPFDIKGDKVYGPGVVDMKSGLLSMYYVLKSLKLNQLERVPSICIALNSDEEISSMFSYKWIEGLARKSKASIVLEPARKNGALVKERKGVLKYSIDFTGVAAHAGVEPEKGVSAITELGYWILELNKLNDYDAGTTVNVGVVSGGSAPNVVAEKANAVVDIRFKFEEELQKVERLLKVLSENPKLKGMKVSVTKLGFRPPLNPSEESKKLYKLVEEVGKELEINIKWVSTGGGSDANFTSFVGVPTVDTLGPIGAGAHGIDEYLEISSIEPRLNLLRGVIIKILNIKDS from the coding sequence ATGGAATTATATGAATTGAATTTGGATGAATATCTTAAACATCTAGAAATTTTGGTGAATACGGATAGCGGTAGCAAAGATCCTGAAGGAATTAAAAAGGTAGCTGTTTATTTGGGAGATTTGTATATTCAAATGGGATGGTCTGTAAAGGTGCATCAATTTGATGATGAAGCAGGACCTTGTCTAGAAATAAGAAATACAAATGAAGAGAATATTGATTTATTGTTAATAGGTCATATGGATACTGTTTTTCCTAAAGGAACAGCTAAAGAAAGACCATTTGATATAAAAGGGGATAAGGTATATGGTCCAGGGGTTGTTGATATGAAATCAGGGTTATTGTCTATGTATTATGTATTAAAGTCATTAAAGCTTAATCAGCTAGAGAGAGTTCCATCTATTTGTATTGCATTAAATAGTGATGAAGAGATCAGCTCAATGTTTTCTTACAAATGGATTGAAGGCCTTGCGAGAAAAAGCAAAGCTTCTATTGTATTAGAACCTGCAAGAAAAAATGGGGCTTTGGTAAAAGAAAGAAAAGGGGTTTTAAAATATAGCATTGATTTTACAGGTGTTGCTGCCCATGCAGGAGTTGAACCTGAAAAGGGAGTAAGTGCTATTACAGAGTTAGGATATTGGATTTTAGAGTTAAATAAACTAAATGATTATGATGCAGGAACGACTGTAAATGTTGGTGTTGTTTCAGGAGGCAGTGCACCAAATGTAGTAGCAGAGAAGGCAAATGCAGTAGTTGATATAAGGTTTAAGTTTGAAGAAGAGCTACAAAAAGTAGAAAGGCTTCTAAAAGTATTATCAGAAAACCCAAAGCTAAAAGGAATGAAGGTAAGTGTGACAAAACTAGGGTTCCGTCCTCCATTGAACCCATCAGAAGAAAGTAAAAAACTATATAAACTAGTGGAAGAAGTAGGAAAAGAATTAGAAATAAACATAAAATGGGTATCTACAGGAGGAGGTTCAGACGCCAATTTTACATCTTTTGTTGGTGTTCCAACTGTTGATACTTTAGGGCCTATAGGGGCAGGGGCTCATGGAATTGATGAATATCTTGAAATATCTTCTATTGAACCTCGCTTAAATCTATTAAGAGGGGTTATAATCAAGATTTTAAATATTAAGGATAGCTAA
- the dcuC gene encoding C4-dicarboxylate transporter DcuC produces the protein MLGILLAVIITLFVGRLVLREYKPQAVLMFGGIILMVLAVVFKLGGILPEDKSTGLVWFDIFEFMKNTFSKTSAGLGLTIMAVGGFAKYMSNIGASQALVKLTIKPLRKMNAPYVVLAVGYMIGQLLNVFIPSASGLGVLLMVTMYPILVSLGVSPLAATAMIGTTACLDLGPASGNANLAATTAGIDVSIYFVKYQLPVAIATILTISILHYFVQKRFDKKSGYDPNGVHNVEIAATIEDNEVPKIYAILPMVPLVLILIFSKLLVKSVKMHVVTAMLISLFISMIFEYIRHKDAKKVFASLQNYFDGMGTQFAKVVTLVVAGQTFAQGLKSIGAINTVIESSQSAGFGSNIMMIIMTAIIAVSAILMGSGNAPFFAFAALAPEVAAKLAIPAVLMLLPMQLAAGIARSVSPITGVIVAVAGISNVSPIEVVKRTAIPMAGALLVTVAANYILF, from the coding sequence ATGTTAGGAATTTTATTAGCTGTTATTATTACTTTATTTGTTGGGAGATTGGTTCTTAGGGAGTATAAACCCCAAGCTGTTTTGATGTTTGGAGGAATAATTTTAATGGTATTGGCTGTTGTATTTAAGCTTGGTGGTATACTGCCAGAGGATAAATCAACAGGGTTGGTTTGGTTTGATATTTTTGAGTTTATGAAAAATACTTTTAGCAAAACATCAGCAGGTCTAGGATTAACTATTATGGCTGTTGGTGGATTTGCAAAGTATATGAGTAATATTGGTGCAAGTCAGGCTTTGGTTAAGTTGACGATCAAGCCTCTACGTAAGATGAATGCACCTTATGTAGTTCTAGCTGTTGGCTATATGATTGGACAATTATTAAATGTATTTATTCCTAGTGCATCAGGTCTTGGGGTATTGTTAATGGTAACCATGTATCCAATTCTAGTAAGTCTTGGGGTGAGTCCTTTAGCGGCAACAGCAATGATTGGGACTACTGCTTGCCTAGATTTAGGACCAGCTTCTGGAAATGCTAACTTGGCTGCAACAACAGCTGGAATAGATGTATCTATATATTTTGTAAAATATCAGCTTCCTGTAGCAATTGCCACTATATTGACTATATCCATACTACATTATTTTGTTCAAAAAAGATTTGACAAAAAGTCAGGATATGATCCAAATGGTGTACACAATGTTGAAATAGCAGCTACGATAGAAGATAATGAGGTTCCTAAAATATATGCAATTCTTCCTATGGTTCCATTGGTACTAATTTTAATTTTTAGTAAATTATTAGTTAAAAGTGTTAAGATGCATGTTGTAACGGCTATGCTTATATCTTTATTTATCAGTATGATTTTTGAATATATAAGACATAAGGATGCAAAAAAGGTTTTTGCAAGTTTACAAAATTACTTCGATGGAATGGGAACACAATTTGCAAAAGTTGTAACTCTTGTTGTTGCTGGTCAGACTTTTGCTCAAGGGCTAAAATCTATAGGGGCAATTAATACAGTGATCGAATCTTCTCAATCAGCTGGATTTGGATCTAATATAATGATGATTATTATGACAGCTATTATTGCAGTATCAGCAATATTAATGGGATCAGGAAATGCCCCTTTCTTTGCTTTTGCTGCATTAGCACCAGAAGTAGCAGCTAAATTAGCTATTCCAGCAGTATTAATGCTTCTACCAATGCAGCTTGCTGCAGGTATTGCAAGAAGTGTATCGCCTATTACTGGAGTAATCGTAGCTGTTGCAGGTATTTCAAATGTTTCTCCTATTGAAGTAGTAAAAAGAACTGCTATTCCAATGGCAGGAGCATTATTGGTAACAGTAGCTGCAAATTATATTTTGTTTTAG